In the genome of Methanopyrus kandleri AV19, one region contains:
- the serA gene encoding phosphoglycerate dehydrogenase, translating to MAKILVTDPIHEDALRKLEELGEVVVLEDADEEEIREHVRDADAWVVRSGTRVTRELIEEAKNLKVIARAGVGVDNIDVKAATERGIIVVNAPESSSISVAEHTMGLILALARKIPQADRSVRRGEWDRKRFMGVELAGKTLGLIGLGRIGQQVAKRAKAFEMEVTAYDPYIPEKVAEELGVELVDELEELLERADVVSIHVPLTEETEGMIGEEELKRMKSSAFLVNCARGKIVDEEALIKALKEGWIAGAALDVFAEEPPGEDHPLYELDNVVLTPHIGGSTGEAQRAAGLIVAREIERVLKGEIPENVVNLPLAGVPDDVRELMEVGERLADAAAQVLEERLRWVQVKVGGELEDREKEALKRAVLKGCLDRVLTEPVTMVNAVDVAERRGIEFEFTVSDELEGGEVEVVVRSDEDEISLRGELVEDRVYLTSVNGYEVRFKLSGPTLFVWHVDRPGVIGEVGIILGEHRVNVAAMEVGRRERGGEAIMVIRMDEEPPEECLRAIDEVEPVRRVELVRC from the coding sequence GTGGCCAAGATTCTGGTTACGGACCCTATCCACGAGGACGCGCTGAGGAAGCTCGAGGAGCTCGGAGAGGTCGTCGTGCTGGAGGACGCCGACGAGGAGGAGATCCGTGAGCACGTGCGGGACGCGGACGCCTGGGTGGTGAGGAGCGGGACGCGGGTGACGAGGGAGCTGATCGAGGAGGCTAAGAATCTCAAGGTCATCGCCCGGGCGGGTGTGGGCGTCGACAACATCGACGTGAAGGCCGCGACGGAACGCGGTATCATCGTCGTCAACGCGCCCGAGTCGAGCTCGATCTCGGTAGCCGAGCACACGATGGGTCTCATCCTGGCGTTGGCCCGAAAGATACCGCAGGCGGACAGGTCGGTGCGCCGCGGGGAGTGGGACAGGAAGCGGTTCATGGGCGTCGAGCTGGCCGGAAAGACGTTGGGTCTCATAGGACTGGGTAGGATAGGTCAGCAGGTGGCCAAGCGTGCGAAGGCGTTCGAGATGGAGGTGACAGCGTACGACCCGTACATACCGGAGAAGGTGGCGGAGGAGCTCGGGGTGGAGCTCGTCGACGAGCTCGAGGAGCTGCTGGAGCGCGCTGACGTCGTCTCGATCCACGTGCCCCTGACCGAGGAGACGGAGGGGATGATCGGCGAGGAGGAGCTGAAGCGGATGAAGAGCTCGGCGTTCCTGGTCAACTGCGCGCGCGGTAAGATCGTGGACGAGGAGGCGCTGATCAAGGCGCTGAAGGAGGGCTGGATCGCGGGCGCCGCCCTCGACGTGTTCGCCGAGGAGCCACCCGGTGAGGACCACCCGCTGTACGAGCTGGATAACGTGGTCCTCACGCCGCACATCGGCGGTTCGACCGGCGAGGCGCAGCGGGCCGCGGGTCTGATCGTAGCCCGCGAGATCGAGAGGGTGTTGAAGGGCGAGATCCCGGAGAACGTGGTCAACCTGCCGTTGGCCGGTGTGCCGGACGACGTGAGGGAGCTGATGGAGGTCGGTGAAAGGCTGGCCGACGCCGCCGCCCAGGTACTCGAGGAGCGCCTGAGGTGGGTACAGGTTAAGGTGGGTGGTGAGCTCGAGGACCGTGAAAAGGAGGCGCTGAAGCGGGCCGTCCTGAAAGGGTGTCTGGACCGAGTGTTGACGGAGCCCGTCACCATGGTCAACGCTGTAGACGTCGCCGAGCGGAGGGGGATCGAGTTCGAGTTCACGGTCTCGGACGAGCTCGAGGGAGGAGAGGTGGAGGTGGTCGTCCGCTCGGACGAGGACGAGATCTCGCTCAGGGGCGAGCTGGTCGAGGATCGGGTGTACCTGACGTCGGTGAACGGGTACGAGGTACGGTTCAAGCTCAGCGGTCCGACGCTCTTCGTGTGGCACGTGGACAGGCCGGGGGTCATCGGGGAGGTCGGGATAATCCTGGGCGAGCACCGCGTGAACGTGGCCGCGATGGAGGTAGGACGCCGGGAGCGCGGCGGCGAGGCGATCATGGTCATACGGATGGACGAGGAGCCGCCCGAGGAGTGCCTGCGGGCCATCGACGAGGTCGAACCGGTCCGCCGGGTGGAGCTGGTCAGGTGCTGA
- a CDS encoding DUF1678 family protein — translation MIESHVPIPSDPVERIRALRVLREVHRRKRKPSLEVTYRTVSGSTCGPYYVARWRRDSKFKHGRTLYLGKPENESVRFVEWLVSLDRNEVLELARHLMRNLRSVLKTLLTGVSDLPYKRARRVLARGLALTFDARPSESPRIRDVLEELPDRLESFAIRTLGGWPAHYSAHLRKVIRHRRKSLDGKHEIPDVKLELERWKLRHVQ, via the coding sequence TTGATCGAGTCGCACGTCCCGATACCCTCCGACCCGGTCGAGAGGATTCGGGCACTCCGAGTCCTGAGGGAAGTCCATCGGAGGAAGAGGAAGCCGAGCCTCGAGGTGACCTACCGGACGGTGAGCGGGAGTACCTGCGGTCCGTACTACGTCGCGAGGTGGCGGAGGGACTCGAAGTTCAAGCACGGTAGGACCCTTTATCTGGGCAAACCCGAGAACGAGAGTGTTCGGTTCGTCGAATGGCTCGTCTCCCTGGACCGGAACGAGGTCCTCGAGCTCGCCCGGCACTTGATGCGCAACCTCCGCTCGGTACTCAAGACCCTCCTGACCGGGGTTTCGGACCTCCCATACAAGAGGGCAAGGCGAGTACTCGCACGAGGGCTCGCGCTGACGTTCGACGCCCGACCCTCCGAATCACCCAGGATCCGGGACGTGTTAGAGGAACTCCCCGATCGACTCGAATCCTTCGCGATCAGAACCCTCGGAGGCTGGCCCGCGCATTACTCCGCTCACTTGAGGAAGGTGATCCGTCACCGTAGGAAATCCCTCGACGGGAAACACGAGATCCCCGACGTGAAACTCGAATTAGAACGCTGGAAGCTGAGACACGTACAGTGA
- a CDS encoding transglutaminase-like domain-containing protein — protein MLNAEPKWFQWVEGCDWAKYLATRDTPIVDWTGELIGENWRANWVRAAKYILYCAPYKGDSVEKVRQAWYGSITLEGHVPDKGAPAKFGEVDWSDKRPDMRYIGLAFDYFDPVFDFLHVPEDLRRTMRRLAELMVGLGKVSEREYAESILKDEYMPPRSGEPSRSREYEIRNGQYWLPGEWCWITLNGTSLYGKVAKSPAQPFPNAGEAERKLMNNNPMFQAAVRLAYWVATHIPFIGWFNWFPLAGYCGHLSPMYYEGPAAPLLFPDEGWVCTDHAVLTVALYRAAGIPGYVGGELEPFGDHSWTAVRRR, from the coding sequence ATGCTCAATGCGGAGCCGAAGTGGTTTCAGTGGGTCGAGGGTTGTGATTGGGCTAAGTACCTCGCAACGCGGGATACACCGATCGTGGACTGGACAGGTGAGTTGATCGGCGAGAACTGGCGCGCGAACTGGGTCAGGGCCGCCAAGTACATACTATATTGCGCACCGTACAAAGGCGATTCCGTGGAGAAGGTAAGGCAAGCCTGGTACGGGAGCATCACGCTCGAAGGCCACGTACCCGACAAAGGCGCGCCCGCCAAGTTCGGAGAGGTAGACTGGAGCGACAAGAGACCGGACATGCGTTACATTGGTCTCGCGTTTGACTACTTCGACCCTGTGTTCGACTTCCTCCACGTGCCGGAGGATCTGAGGAGAACCATGAGAAGGCTAGCCGAGCTGATGGTAGGGCTCGGAAAAGTTTCGGAGCGAGAGTACGCCGAGTCGATACTCAAAGATGAGTATATGCCTCCCAGGAGCGGGGAGCCCTCCAGGAGCAGGGAGTACGAGATACGTAACGGGCAGTACTGGTTACCTGGGGAGTGGTGTTGGATAACCCTGAACGGCACCTCGCTTTATGGTAAGGTAGCGAAATCCCCGGCCCAACCGTTTCCGAACGCCGGTGAGGCTGAGAGGAAACTCATGAACAACAACCCGATGTTCCAGGCAGCCGTCCGACTAGCGTACTGGGTGGCCACGCACATACCGTTCATCGGGTGGTTCAACTGGTTCCCCCTCGCCGGGTACTGTGGCCACCTCAGCCCGATGTACTACGAGGGGCCGGCGGCGCCACTACTCTTCCCGGATGAGGGTTGGGTGTGCACGGACCACGCAGTGCTCACGGTAGCCCTTTACCGGGCCGCGGGGATCCCGGGGTACGTCGGCGGTGAACTCGAACCGTTTGGAGATCACTCATGGACGGCCGTACGACGAAGGTAG
- a CDS encoding 4Fe-4S binding protein, which produces MAEVRLEPVKEVSPPLLRVVRKGVEERELVINTSKCAACGICEAACPVGAISVAPPSAVVRKGEDPIDVDESKCVLCGICAFVCPYDVIQLLVNGKPMTEAGLPNLPKSVEVDEEECVYCSLCADTCPQEAITVEREVPTPGDLVMGEIEIDEEKCIYCKACEEACPADAITVERPKPSAADPEPEFTIEVDEDKCVYCGVCMRTCPVDAIKVGCMVCYGTTRGEIPAKGEVDGSVDVDPSSCVYCGWCGFVCPVDAIEVIKPYEGTLEVDDEECVGCGLCVEVCPCGALEFEKGGKAGKTKIVAHPETCAYCGACARACPVNAITVVREGVTAMPELPTKAWKKALDRVLGPVEKE; this is translated from the coding sequence ATGGCGGAGGTCAGGCTCGAGCCCGTGAAGGAGGTGTCCCCGCCGCTGCTGCGCGTGGTCAGGAAGGGCGTCGAGGAGAGGGAACTCGTGATTAACACGTCCAAATGCGCCGCCTGCGGGATCTGCGAGGCGGCCTGCCCCGTGGGCGCCATCTCCGTGGCACCGCCGTCCGCCGTCGTGCGCAAGGGAGAGGACCCGATCGACGTCGACGAGAGCAAGTGCGTCCTCTGCGGAATCTGCGCCTTCGTGTGCCCGTACGACGTCATCCAGCTGCTCGTCAACGGGAAGCCCATGACCGAGGCCGGGCTGCCCAATCTTCCGAAGTCGGTGGAGGTGGACGAGGAGGAGTGCGTGTACTGCTCCCTGTGCGCCGACACCTGCCCGCAGGAGGCCATCACGGTCGAGCGCGAGGTCCCGACGCCCGGTGATCTCGTGATGGGAGAGATCGAGATCGACGAGGAGAAGTGTATCTACTGTAAGGCCTGCGAGGAGGCGTGCCCGGCCGACGCCATCACGGTCGAGCGACCGAAGCCCAGCGCCGCGGATCCCGAGCCCGAGTTCACCATCGAGGTCGACGAGGACAAGTGCGTGTACTGCGGTGTGTGCATGAGGACGTGCCCGGTGGACGCGATCAAGGTCGGCTGTATGGTCTGCTACGGTACCACCCGCGGCGAGATCCCGGCGAAGGGCGAGGTCGACGGGTCCGTCGACGTCGACCCGAGCTCCTGCGTGTACTGCGGGTGGTGCGGCTTCGTCTGCCCGGTAGACGCCATCGAGGTGATCAAGCCGTACGAGGGCACCCTTGAGGTCGACGACGAGGAGTGCGTCGGCTGCGGACTGTGCGTCGAGGTGTGCCCGTGCGGCGCGCTGGAGTTCGAGAAGGGCGGCAAGGCCGGCAAGACCAAGATCGTGGCGCACCCGGAGACCTGCGCCTACTGCGGAGCGTGCGCCCGGGCGTGTCCGGTGAACGCCATCACCGTCGTCCGTGAGGGCGTCACGGCGATGCCGGAGCTGCCCACCAAGGCCTGGAAGAAGGCCCTGGACCGCGTCCTAGGTCCCGTGGAGAAGGAGTAG
- a CDS encoding ParA family protein: MPSREPAAPFLVGFTAYKGGTGKSTVAFNVGLEFARYYQGFDGVPRRPVVFFDLDPQGRSDEGGRTLKKMFEDGPFRLRSLHSPIPELDVQVVEYDPDEPVPVDGVNGSFGSYGLVDSDASFAPALLAVPKNIRIRRVKPLRRLLAAANELLFQYLEDRGSLDSKLREYLSSPPLGVVDTPPMNAASDTFAGILTQVDLVIPVVDPENVRQLSLFCKLYVTRLAVVNRVPPDGLTREAKFFDGVLNRILNKIPLNKDEVVKIPERPVIRFASALGIPVRARPDKRHSGYFREVARHIRADWNRRRYGSGVRI; the protein is encoded by the coding sequence TTGCCCTCCCGGGAGCCCGCGGCGCCGTTCCTAGTGGGGTTCACGGCCTACAAGGGAGGTACCGGCAAGTCCACGGTTGCGTTCAACGTCGGCCTCGAGTTCGCACGTTACTACCAGGGTTTCGACGGGGTGCCCCGCCGGCCCGTGGTGTTCTTCGACTTGGATCCCCAGGGCCGGAGCGACGAAGGCGGTAGGACGCTCAAGAAGATGTTCGAGGACGGGCCGTTCCGGCTCCGATCGCTGCACAGTCCCATACCGGAGCTGGACGTTCAGGTGGTCGAGTACGATCCGGACGAGCCCGTCCCGGTCGATGGCGTTAACGGGTCGTTCGGTAGCTACGGGCTGGTCGACAGCGACGCGTCCTTCGCCCCGGCACTCCTGGCGGTGCCTAAAAACATCCGGATTAGACGGGTTAAACCGCTCAGGCGTTTGCTGGCGGCGGCGAACGAGCTGCTGTTTCAGTACCTAGAGGACCGTGGGTCCCTGGACTCGAAGCTCCGCGAGTACTTGAGCTCGCCACCGTTGGGCGTCGTCGACACTCCCCCGATGAACGCGGCTTCCGACACTTTCGCGGGTATCCTCACGCAGGTCGATTTGGTGATCCCCGTCGTGGACCCCGAGAACGTGAGGCAACTGTCCTTATTCTGCAAGCTTTACGTGACGAGGCTCGCGGTGGTGAACAGGGTCCCACCGGACGGCCTGACCCGGGAGGCCAAGTTCTTCGACGGAGTTCTAAACAGGATCCTCAACAAGATCCCCCTCAACAAGGACGAGGTCGTCAAGATCCCCGAGCGCCCCGTCATCCGGTTCGCATCGGCCCTCGGGATCCCGGTCCGGGCGCGTCCCGACAAGAGGCACTCGGGGTACTTCCGCGAGGTGGCCCGGCACATCCGGGCGGATTGGAACAGACGGAGGTACGGATCGGGGGTCCGGATTTGA
- a CDS encoding LAGLIDADG family homing endonuclease gives MRDVLDLLVTLGVHAVATGPSGREYLRTHLHIDGDTHVHGFLTDVGFPYHTRKRREAHRLGTRLDHRIERLRAEPVSDPPEPVLRDPGLPDRQGTYLRRRGLLPIALDDHKIPLLARVLGYALGDGSLHEIDGQLRLTFAGEPEGLRDLADDLATLGVGTGLRRWDTKDMVELHVHSRAFARYLELLGMPRSPKVERVYGVPGWILRAPPGVKAEFLAGLFGADGWLTGSDGRYAIGLTQAKSAVYLGSLHLFMTEIGEMLEEVAGCRWGLNRERCYTTEDGKVRVTERLFICGREDVMRFLSDVGFAYSRAKAERTERALKALGGSVRGIRLKYREK, from the coding sequence ATGCGGGACGTCCTGGACCTCCTGGTGACCCTCGGGGTCCACGCCGTCGCCACCGGCCCCTCCGGACGCGAGTACCTCCGCACCCATCTCCATATCGACGGGGACACCCACGTCCACGGGTTCCTCACCGACGTCGGGTTCCCGTACCACACCCGCAAGCGGCGCGAGGCCCACCGTCTCGGGACCCGACTGGACCATCGGATCGAGCGACTCCGGGCCGAACCGGTCTCCGACCCGCCTGAACCCGTCCTCCGGGATCCCGGGCTCCCGGACCGACAGGGGACCTACCTCCGACGCCGCGGTCTCCTCCCGATCGCGCTCGACGACCACAAGATCCCGCTCCTCGCCCGCGTGCTCGGGTACGCCCTCGGCGACGGTAGCCTCCACGAGATCGACGGACAACTGCGGCTGACTTTCGCCGGCGAACCCGAGGGTCTCCGTGACCTCGCCGACGACCTCGCCACGCTCGGCGTCGGGACGGGTCTCAGACGGTGGGACACGAAGGACATGGTCGAGCTCCACGTGCACTCGCGCGCCTTCGCCCGCTACCTGGAGCTCCTCGGGATGCCCCGAAGCCCGAAGGTCGAGCGCGTCTACGGGGTACCCGGGTGGATCCTGCGCGCGCCTCCCGGCGTCAAGGCCGAGTTCCTCGCCGGTCTCTTCGGGGCGGACGGATGGCTGACGGGGTCCGACGGTCGGTACGCGATCGGCCTGACCCAGGCGAAGTCGGCCGTGTACCTGGGTTCCCTGCACCTCTTCATGACCGAGATCGGTGAGATGTTGGAGGAGGTCGCGGGCTGTAGATGGGGCCTGAACCGGGAGCGGTGTTACACGACGGAGGACGGTAAGGTGAGGGTGACGGAACGCCTCTTCATCTGCGGTCGGGAGGACGTGATGCGGTTCCTGAGCGACGTGGGGTTCGCCTACTCCCGGGCCAAGGCCGAGAGGACGGAGAGGGCGCTGAAGGCGCTCGGAGGCTCCGTCCGGGGCATAAGACTCAAATACCGGGAGAAGTGA
- a CDS encoding MBL fold metallo-hydrolase RNA specificity domain-containing protein codes for MVFTDRPRYPLLLSDPRLIEERLPKEPKVVITERWFLYRSRKVMRELERSVPYYYVVSETGHATESEIRRLVEELRPRHVILRHGPLPSRAVVTGSWFGRRGSRSWTFRCG; via the coding sequence GTGGTGTTCACCGACCGGCCCCGGTACCCGCTCCTCCTCTCGGACCCCCGGCTGATCGAGGAGCGCCTCCCGAAGGAGCCCAAGGTCGTGATCACGGAGCGCTGGTTCCTGTACCGGAGCAGAAAGGTCATGCGGGAGCTGGAGCGGTCGGTCCCGTACTACTACGTGGTCTCCGAGACGGGACATGCTACCGAGTCGGAGATCCGGCGGCTGGTCGAGGAGCTGCGACCCCGGCACGTCATCCTCAGGCACGGGCCCCTACCGTCGAGGGCCGTAGTCACCGGGAGCTGGTTCGGCCGCCGGGGTTCGAGGAGCTGGACGTTCAGGTGTGGGTGA